One segment of Anatilimnocola aggregata DNA contains the following:
- the tssB gene encoding type VI secretion system contractile sheath small subunit has translation MAGESVQKKLDRVRPPRVQIKYEVETDGAIELKELPFVVGVMGDFSGKPNEPLPPMKDRKFVEIDRDNFHTVLAKMAPRLAFRVDDKISGKADSKLNVELNFKHLDDFSPENVVQQIEPLRKLVEARQQLEMLKSKMDGNDKLAGLLDQVLENASLQQQLGKSLKVEGEKKPE, from the coding sequence ATGGCTGGCGAAAGCGTTCAAAAGAAACTCGACCGGGTCCGTCCCCCACGCGTGCAGATTAAGTACGAAGTCGAAACCGATGGTGCCATTGAATTGAAGGAACTTCCCTTCGTGGTTGGTGTGATGGGCGATTTCTCCGGCAAGCCCAACGAACCCCTGCCGCCAATGAAGGACCGCAAGTTTGTCGAAATCGATCGCGACAACTTCCACACGGTGCTGGCCAAGATGGCTCCCCGGTTGGCCTTCCGCGTCGACGACAAAATCTCCGGCAAGGCCGATAGCAAACTCAACGTCGAACTCAATTTCAAGCATCTCGACGATTTCTCGCCCGAAAACGTCGTCCAGCAAATCGAACCTCTGCGCAAGCTGGTCGAAGCGCGGCAACAGCTGGAAATGCTCAAGTCGAAGATGGACGGCAACGACAAGCTGGCCGGTCTGCTCGACCAGGTGCTCGAAAACGCCTCGCTGCAACAACAGCTCGGCAAGTCGCTCAAAGTCGAAGGGGAAAAGAAACCGGAATAA